A DNA window from Caulobacter mirabilis contains the following coding sequences:
- a CDS encoding type II toxin-antitoxin system Phd/YefM family antitoxin: MAGRKPPASGVSEADGNVWKLEDAKARFSEVVRRARAVGPQRVTVRGEPAVVIIDAAELERLAPSERRQPLVPFLEGLGLDELDLTRERDTGRDIDL, translated from the coding sequence ATGGCCGGTCGAAAGCCACCCGCGTCCGGGGTCTCGGAAGCCGACGGCAATGTCTGGAAGCTGGAGGACGCCAAGGCGCGCTTCAGTGAAGTGGTGCGCCGCGCACGGGCCGTGGGACCGCAGCGTGTGACGGTGCGGGGCGAGCCGGCGGTGGTGATCATCGACGCCGCCGAGCTGGAACGGTTGGCGCCCTCGGAACGGCGTCAGCCGCTGGTGCCATTCCTTGAAGGTCTCGGCCTCGACGAACTGGATCTGACCCGGGAAAGGGACACCGGCCGGGACATCGACCTGTGA
- a CDS encoding ABC transporter permease: MRRIDLVGFAAGAIAAHPMRSALTSLGVVIGVAAVVMMTSIGLGAQQRVTSAIGGLGSNLLIIQPGASRGPGGGFVSQGAGTGMTLTDGDAAAIAAQVDGAVAVAPGVRGAAQLAAEGANWSTRVEGVTPDYLLARDLTIAEGRMFDENEARQGRKVIVIGQTIANELFGPDSDPIGKRIRVGSVPFEVIGLLASKGQSGFGQDQDDIVLGPLQAVRSRVVGRRVKGDNVQTIYVKAASADDLDRVQEDVSNLLRERHRIRPGAEDDFSVQNMASIMEAMQASVKTFTGLLAAVAAVSLVVGGVGIMNIMLVAVTERTREIGLRMAVGARRNDVLFQFALEAITLSVIGGAIGLLLGVGGAFLMAKLGDWPVAIAPWSIPVSLGFSMLVGLVFGAYPSWRAARLDPIEALRRE; this comes from the coding sequence ATGAGACGGATCGACCTGGTCGGCTTCGCCGCCGGCGCCATCGCCGCCCACCCGATGCGCAGCGCCCTCACCTCGCTGGGCGTGGTCATCGGCGTCGCCGCGGTGGTCATGATGACCTCCATCGGCCTGGGCGCGCAGCAGCGTGTGACCAGCGCCATCGGCGGCCTGGGCTCCAATCTGCTGATCATCCAGCCGGGCGCCTCGCGCGGTCCCGGCGGCGGGTTCGTCAGCCAGGGAGCCGGCACCGGCATGACCCTGACCGACGGCGACGCGGCCGCGATCGCGGCCCAGGTCGACGGCGCCGTCGCCGTGGCGCCCGGCGTCCGCGGCGCGGCCCAGCTGGCGGCCGAGGGCGCCAACTGGAGCACCCGGGTCGAGGGCGTCACGCCCGACTATCTGCTCGCCCGCGACCTGACCATCGCCGAAGGCCGCATGTTCGACGAGAACGAGGCGCGCCAGGGCCGCAAGGTCATCGTCATCGGCCAGACCATCGCCAACGAGCTGTTCGGCCCCGACTCCGACCCGATCGGCAAGCGCATCCGCGTCGGCTCGGTGCCGTTCGAGGTGATCGGCCTGCTCGCCTCCAAGGGCCAGAGCGGCTTCGGCCAGGACCAGGACGACATCGTGCTGGGCCCGCTGCAGGCGGTGCGCTCGCGCGTCGTCGGCCGGCGGGTGAAGGGCGACAACGTCCAGACCATCTACGTCAAGGCGGCCTCCGCCGACGACCTGGACCGGGTGCAGGAGGACGTCTCCAACCTGTTGCGCGAGCGGCACCGCATCCGCCCGGGCGCCGAGGACGATTTCAGCGTCCAGAACATGGCCTCGATCATGGAGGCCATGCAGGCCTCGGTGAAGACCTTCACCGGCCTGCTGGCCGCGGTCGCCGCCGTATCGCTGGTGGTCGGCGGCGTGGGGATCATGAACATCATGCTCGTCGCCGTCACCGAGCGCACGCGGGAGATCGGCCTGCGCATGGCCGTGGGCGCGAGGCGCAACGACGTGCTGTTCCAGTTCGCGCTGGAGGCCATCACCCTGTCGGTCATCGGCGGGGCGATCGGTTTGCTCCTCGGAGTTGGCGGAGCCTTCCTGATGGCCAAGCTCGGCGACTGGCCGGTGGCGATCGCCCCCTGGTCGATCCCGGTCTCGCTCGGTTTCTCGATGCTGGTTGGCCTGGTGTTCGGCGCCTATCCGAGCTGGCGCGCGGCCCGGCTGGACCCGATCGAGGCCCTGCGGCGGGAGTAG
- a CDS encoding type II toxin-antitoxin system VapC family toxin, producing MIGWLLDTNVVASLMSANGAPSVKAWANVQDEHRLFISVITLAEIDKGIHHLSDDHPARPRYRLALAMLEERFAGRVLSLNDAAVRRWGRVSGTVLRRNGVAPSVVDTLLAATALEHDLHFVTRNVRDVADVGASVFNPWTDDATNFPVAGAPPRR from the coding sequence GTGATCGGCTGGCTGCTCGACACGAACGTTGTCGCGTCGTTGATGTCCGCCAACGGCGCGCCCAGCGTGAAGGCCTGGGCGAATGTGCAGGACGAGCATCGACTGTTCATCAGCGTAATCACCCTGGCTGAAATCGACAAGGGCATCCACCATCTGTCGGACGATCATCCGGCGCGGCCACGTTACCGCCTGGCCCTGGCGATGCTGGAGGAGCGGTTCGCGGGGCGCGTCCTGTCGCTGAACGACGCCGCGGTGCGCCGCTGGGGGCGGGTTTCGGGAACCGTGCTGCGTCGGAACGGCGTCGCGCCGTCGGTCGTCGATACGCTGCTGGCCGCCACGGCCCTGGAGCACGACCTGCACTTCGTCACGCGCAATGTACGCGACGTGGCCGACGTCGGCGCTTCGGTGTTCAATCCCTGGACCGATGACGCGACAAACTTCCCTGTGGCTGGGGCGCCGCCGCGTCGCTGA
- a CDS encoding LysR family transcriptional regulator yields MTVSLDQLRAFVAAAEQGSFSAAARVLRKAQSAISTQVSNLEEDLGVALFSRQGRNPVLTPAGERLLLEAKVVLDRREHLIGVARSFEAHVEQRLTVAIDELYPERNLGALFADFARAFPHVELELLFPVMEDVSALVLAGKADLGVMWRQEALPVELGFQALGWVPLKLVCARDHPLANVRVAWEDLKRHRQILLAMRSDGPEKQRLRAAAEVWWVESHWVILRLVEQGIGWALVPDHIIAHSPIAANLATPELQFDDVDWPVALEMVWHKQRPCGPAAEWLRERFAATRIGATGD; encoded by the coding sequence ATGACCGTTTCTCTCGATCAGCTCCGCGCCTTCGTCGCCGCCGCCGAGCAGGGGTCCTTCTCCGCGGCCGCGCGTGTCTTGCGGAAGGCGCAGTCCGCGATCAGCACCCAGGTGTCGAACCTGGAGGAGGACCTGGGCGTGGCGCTGTTCAGCCGGCAGGGGCGCAATCCGGTGCTGACGCCGGCCGGCGAGCGCCTGCTGCTGGAAGCCAAGGTGGTGCTGGACCGGCGCGAGCACTTGATCGGCGTGGCGCGCAGCTTCGAGGCTCATGTCGAGCAGCGGCTGACGGTGGCGATCGACGAGCTGTATCCTGAGCGGAATCTGGGCGCGCTGTTCGCCGATTTCGCCCGGGCGTTCCCGCATGTGGAGCTGGAGCTTCTGTTCCCGGTGATGGAGGACGTCAGCGCCCTGGTCCTGGCGGGCAAGGCGGATCTGGGCGTCATGTGGCGACAGGAGGCGCTGCCGGTCGAGCTGGGCTTCCAGGCGCTGGGCTGGGTCCCGCTGAAGCTGGTCTGCGCCAGGGACCATCCGCTGGCGAACGTGCGGGTGGCCTGGGAGGACCTGAAGCGCCACCGCCAGATCCTGCTGGCCATGCGCAGCGACGGTCCCGAGAAGCAGCGTCTGCGCGCCGCCGCCGAGGTGTGGTGGGTCGAGAGCCACTGGGTGATCCTGCGGCTGGTGGAGCAGGGGATCGGCTGGGCCCTGGTCCCCGACCACATCATCGCCCACTCCCCGATCGCGGCGAACCTGGCGACGCCGGAGCTTCAGTTCGACGACGTCGACTGGCCGGTGGCGCTGGAGATGGTCTGGCACAAGCAGCGCCCCTGCGGTCCCGCCGCCGAATGGCTGCGCGAACGCTTCGCCGCGACCCGGATCGGGGCGACGGGGGACTGA
- a CDS encoding N-acyl-D-amino-acid deacylase family protein, which produces MAMHDLVIRNGRVVDGTGAPAFQADIAIENGVIVAVGEVRTAGRREIDAAGRIVTPGWVDIHTHYDGQVTWDPYLSPSSWHGVTTAVMGNCGVGFAPVRPDRHDWLIELMEGVEDIPGSALAEGIDWTWETFPQYLDSLDAQPRVLDVAAQVPHSAVRAYVMGERGARNEDATAQDIAEMSRIVAEGMEAGALGFSTSRTVVHVTKDGAVMPGTTAAADELLAIGRAMSEVGPGVFEMASDMAPAEPEFEWMRAMSMDTGVTVTYSLLQSPMNPRNWVKLLELNAQARAQGASITAQIACRPTGLVLGWQSTIHPFVGRQTYRDIAHLPFPERLERLRDPAVRAAILADPSKKMGPLGAIMTQGFDRMFRLQQPDGRLDYEPRAEDSIKALAEASGQAPDAVVFDMLMENDGRGYIYLPLLNYTEFSFDHIHAMMHDPNTVLSLSDGGAHCGVICDASFPTYMLTHWVRDRSRGPRLTLEKVVSMQTRDTARLYGLNDRGVLAVGMKADVNVIDFDALAIQPPEMVFDLPAGGRRMIQKAVGYVATVVSGVVTYENGEATGALPGKLIRGPQGAGARMAAE; this is translated from the coding sequence TCGACATCCACACCCACTACGACGGCCAGGTCACCTGGGATCCCTATCTGTCGCCGTCCAGCTGGCATGGGGTGACCACCGCGGTGATGGGGAACTGCGGCGTCGGTTTCGCGCCCGTGAGGCCCGACCGTCACGACTGGCTGATCGAGCTGATGGAGGGGGTCGAGGACATTCCGGGCTCGGCCCTGGCCGAGGGCATCGACTGGACCTGGGAGACCTTCCCGCAGTACCTCGACAGCCTGGACGCTCAGCCGCGCGTGCTCGATGTCGCCGCCCAAGTGCCGCACAGCGCCGTCCGCGCCTATGTTATGGGCGAGCGCGGCGCCCGCAACGAGGACGCGACGGCGCAGGATATCGCGGAGATGTCGCGGATCGTGGCCGAGGGCATGGAGGCGGGCGCGCTGGGCTTCTCGACCTCGCGCACCGTGGTGCATGTCACCAAGGACGGCGCGGTGATGCCGGGCACCACAGCGGCGGCCGACGAACTGCTGGCCATCGGACGGGCCATGTCCGAGGTCGGGCCGGGCGTGTTCGAGATGGCCTCCGACATGGCGCCCGCCGAGCCCGAATTCGAGTGGATGCGGGCCATGTCGATGGATACCGGCGTGACCGTGACCTACAGCCTGCTGCAGTCGCCGATGAATCCGCGCAACTGGGTCAAGCTGCTTGAGCTGAACGCTCAGGCGCGGGCGCAGGGCGCCAGCATCACCGCCCAGATCGCCTGCCGGCCGACCGGGCTGGTGCTGGGCTGGCAGAGCACCATCCACCCCTTTGTGGGTCGCCAGACCTATCGCGACATCGCCCATCTGCCGTTCCCGGAGCGGCTGGAGAGGCTGCGCGATCCGGCGGTGCGGGCGGCGATCCTGGCCGATCCGAGCAAGAAGATGGGGCCGCTGGGCGCGATCATGACCCAGGGCTTCGACCGGATGTTCCGCCTGCAGCAGCCCGACGGCCGGCTGGACTACGAGCCGCGGGCCGAGGACTCGATCAAGGCCCTGGCCGAGGCGAGCGGCCAGGCGCCGGACGCCGTCGTCTTCGACATGCTGATGGAGAACGATGGGCGCGGGTACATCTACCTGCCGCTGCTGAACTACACCGAGTTCAGCTTCGACCACATCCACGCGATGATGCACGACCCGAACACGGTGCTGAGCCTGTCGGACGGCGGCGCCCACTGCGGGGTGATCTGCGACGCCAGCTTCCCGACCTACATGCTGACCCACTGGGTCCGCGACCGCTCGCGCGGACCGCGCCTGACGCTCGAGAAGGTGGTCTCGATGCAGACCCGCGACACCGCCCGGCTGTACGGCCTGAACGATCGCGGCGTGCTCGCGGTCGGGATGAAGGCGGACGTCAACGTCATCGACTTCGACGCCCTGGCCATCCAGCCGCCGGAGATGGTCTTTGACCTCCCGGCGGGCGGCCGCCGCATGATTCAGAAAGCCGTCGGCTATGTGGCCACGGTGGTCAGCGGCGTGGTCACCTATGAGAACGGCGAGGCGACGGGCGCCCTGCCGGGCAAGCTCATCCGCGGCCCGCAGGGCGCGGGCGCGCGGATGGCGGCGGAGTAG
- a CDS encoding TauD/TfdA dioxygenase family protein: MNQLVRSLEIESLTLLPMTPTIGAEVEGLDLSRPLDASTVAALRQALLDWKVLFFRDQDITTEQHLAFAGNFGALEVHPFAPHKPGYPEVLAITHDDKSKGRENTWHSDVTWRVEPSLGSILRALEIPPVGGDTLFADMYAAYDGLKDEVKERIEGRQAVHDFAHFRIAMRKRGATEAEIEAFNEQYPMVEHPVVRTHPETGRKCLYVNAAFTQHIVDMDEHDSRSLLRHLYAQAAIPEYQCRFRWEKNSIAFWDNRASQHYAASDYFPAVRRMERVTVIGDRPY; encoded by the coding sequence ATGAACCAGCTCGTCCGCAGCCTCGAGATCGAGAGCCTGACCCTTCTGCCGATGACCCCGACGATCGGGGCCGAAGTCGAGGGGCTGGACCTGTCCCGTCCTCTGGACGCCTCGACGGTCGCCGCCCTGCGCCAGGCGCTGCTCGACTGGAAGGTGCTGTTCTTCCGCGACCAGGACATCACGACCGAGCAGCACCTGGCCTTTGCAGGGAACTTCGGCGCGCTGGAGGTGCATCCGTTCGCGCCGCACAAGCCGGGCTATCCGGAGGTGCTGGCCATCACCCACGACGACAAGTCCAAGGGGCGCGAGAACACCTGGCACAGCGACGTGACCTGGCGGGTCGAGCCGTCGCTGGGCTCGATCCTGCGGGCGCTGGAGATCCCGCCGGTGGGCGGCGACACCCTGTTCGCCGACATGTACGCCGCCTACGACGGCCTGAAGGACGAGGTGAAGGAACGGATCGAGGGCCGCCAGGCCGTCCACGACTTCGCCCATTTCCGGATCGCGATGCGCAAGCGCGGCGCCACGGAGGCGGAGATCGAGGCCTTCAACGAACAGTACCCGATGGTCGAGCACCCGGTGGTCCGGACCCATCCCGAGACCGGCCGGAAATGCCTCTACGTGAACGCCGCCTTCACCCAGCACATCGTCGACATGGACGAGCACGACAGCCGGTCGCTGCTGCGTCATCTCTACGCCCAGGCGGCGATCCCGGAATACCAGTGCCGCTTCCGCTGGGAGAAGAACTCCATCGCCTTCTGGGACAACCGCGCCAGCCAGCACTACGCCGCCAGCGACTACTTCCCCGCGGTGCGCCGGATGGAGCGGGTGACGGTGATCGGCGATCGGCCTTACTGA
- a CDS encoding long-chain fatty acid--CoA ligase codes for MIPGLMQDVPLLTTAILNHVEVAHGRTEIVSRTVEGRIHRYDYAGLAARTRRLARALLRLGVKSGDRVASLAWNTHRHMELFYAVPGLGAVLNTVNPRLFDDQIVYVLDHAESTVLFYDRTFAPLVDRLKDRFTTVKTFVLMSDEDVHDAGAIGALNYEALIGAEDDGPLAWPSFDENAAAFLCYTSGTTGDPKGVLYSHRAVVLHGLAAGLASAFGLTAFDVVMPCSSLYHATAWGLPFIAPINGCKMVFPAEKMDGASLQELIAQEGVTFTGGVPTIWTMYLDWLDQNGQTPGRLQRVIIGGSAVPRAMAETFKRRYGVQVLQIWGMTETCPLGVVATPTPSVAALGEDQVDEIIWTRQGRLQFGIELKVVDDDGNECPRDGETSGSLLVRGPWVVNRYFRKEADAVNDDGWFDTGDIATLDEHGFMRITDRAKDVIKTGGEWISSIDLENIAVACPGVKIAAVVGVPHPKWEERPLLVIEPHDGRAVTKAEVLAFLEGKIVKWWTPDDVVFAAVPLTATGKIDKKTLRAQWGGHLTGG; via the coding sequence GTGATTCCAGGCCTGATGCAGGACGTCCCGCTGCTGACGACCGCCATTCTCAACCACGTCGAGGTCGCCCACGGCCGGACGGAGATCGTCTCCCGCACCGTCGAGGGCCGCATCCACCGCTACGACTACGCCGGCCTGGCCGCGCGGACCCGGCGGCTGGCGCGGGCGCTGCTGCGGTTGGGGGTGAAGAGCGGCGATCGGGTGGCGAGCCTGGCCTGGAACACCCACCGCCATATGGAGCTGTTCTACGCCGTCCCCGGCCTGGGCGCGGTGCTGAACACGGTCAATCCGCGCCTGTTCGACGACCAGATCGTCTACGTCCTGGACCATGCCGAAAGCACGGTGCTGTTCTACGACCGCACCTTCGCCCCGCTGGTGGACCGCCTGAAGGACCGCTTCACCACGGTGAAGACCTTCGTCCTGATGAGCGACGAGGACGTCCACGACGCCGGCGCGATCGGCGCGCTGAACTACGAGGCGCTGATCGGCGCCGAGGATGACGGCCCGCTCGCCTGGCCGAGCTTCGACGAGAACGCCGCCGCCTTCCTCTGCTACACCTCCGGCACCACCGGCGATCCCAAGGGCGTGCTCTACAGCCACCGCGCCGTGGTGCTGCACGGCCTGGCGGCCGGGTTGGCCAGCGCCTTCGGCCTGACCGCCTTCGACGTGGTGATGCCCTGCTCGTCGCTCTACCACGCCACCGCCTGGGGCCTGCCGTTCATCGCCCCGATCAACGGCTGCAAGATGGTCTTCCCGGCCGAGAAGATGGACGGCGCGTCGCTGCAGGAGCTGATCGCCCAGGAGGGCGTGACCTTCACCGGCGGGGTGCCGACGATCTGGACCATGTACCTCGACTGGCTGGACCAGAACGGCCAGACGCCCGGCCGGCTTCAGCGGGTGATCATCGGCGGCTCCGCCGTGCCGCGGGCCATGGCCGAGACCTTCAAGCGCCGCTACGGCGTCCAGGTGCTGCAGATCTGGGGTATGACCGAGACCTGCCCGCTGGGCGTGGTCGCCACGCCGACCCCCTCCGTCGCCGCCCTGGGCGAGGACCAGGTCGACGAGATCATCTGGACCCGCCAGGGCCGGCTGCAGTTCGGCATCGAGCTGAAGGTGGTCGACGACGACGGGAACGAATGCCCGCGCGACGGCGAGACCAGCGGCTCGCTGCTGGTCCGCGGACCCTGGGTGGTGAACCGCTATTTCCGCAAGGAGGCCGACGCCGTGAACGACGACGGCTGGTTCGACACCGGCGACATCGCCACCCTGGACGAGCACGGTTTCATGCGCATCACCGACCGCGCCAAGGACGTGATCAAGACCGGCGGGGAATGGATCAGCTCCATCGACCTGGAGAACATCGCCGTCGCCTGTCCGGGCGTGAAGATCGCCGCCGTCGTCGGCGTGCCGCATCCCAAGTGGGAAGAGCGCCCGCTGCTGGTCATCGAGCCCCATGACGGCCGCGCGGTGACCAAGGCCGAGGTGCTGGCCTTCCTGGAGGGCAAGATCGTCAAGTGGTGGACGCCCGACGACGTGGTCTTCGCCGCCGTGCCCCTGACCGCGACGGGGAAAATCGACAAGAAGACGCTGCGGGCCCAGTGGGGCGGACACCTGACAGGGGGATAG
- a CDS encoding PACE efflux transporter, which yields MRTVQDRIRHAVLFEAIALAVFIPAAAYLFNIPAKHMGVVGVAGATLATVWNFVFNLGFDHAMQRAAGHTRKTLPLRVLHVALFEAGLLIMLLPPIAWYLGISLTQAFLMDMTFAGFYVVYAFLFNLTYDRVFPIPVKPAACAA from the coding sequence ATGCGCACCGTCCAAGACCGTATCCGGCACGCGGTGTTGTTCGAGGCGATCGCCCTCGCCGTGTTCATCCCGGCGGCGGCCTATCTGTTCAACATCCCGGCCAAGCACATGGGCGTCGTCGGCGTCGCCGGCGCGACCCTGGCGACCGTGTGGAACTTCGTCTTCAACCTCGGCTTCGACCACGCGATGCAGCGCGCCGCGGGACACACCCGCAAGACCCTGCCCCTGCGCGTGCTGCACGTCGCCCTGTTCGAGGCCGGGCTGCTGATCATGCTGCTGCCGCCGATCGCCTGGTATCTCGGGATCAGCCTGACGCAGGCCTTCCTGATGGATATGACCTTCGCCGGCTTCTATGTGGTCTACGCCTTCCTGTTCAACCTGACCTACGACCGGGTCTTCCCGATCCCGGTCAAGCCGGCCGCCTGCGCCGCCTAG
- a CDS encoding NosD domain-containing protein, whose amino-acid sequence MTNSPENFGAVGDGVANDAAAWQAAVDTGRPIQCGPGRTYRLDGAVFPSKAIDIDLNGSTIALHGAHNFLNRDGAFTATTTVASGATEGSLQVVVANPAGIVEGGWLAITAVNSPPEDVLFYPFCWSRVSNVTGAAVSLDRPLPVTFLGTVSAYFVSAAQMLPKCRIANGVIDGARCTKNDAEGLAFRLQFYEDFVMDGVTIRNFRASTPLNVPLPTRNVVQTINCVRQTVTDCTWTDIESTAACASFQQSNSIHFSNNTIDCSAFGVNITKAVTSAVTGNTIVGRWRAEAAQGVPRRSIRGVKVSGVTWPQIVGNHCSDFESPIRIEAQWGGTIIGNTVSYGGGNHYAVALNVSAGNVTQSRGVIIANNQVRDSNGTGIGYQGATPGAVTIMGNIVQNVQFVGIYAPTANSIISGNRVENWNLGRHDVEGVYPGAGATITGNRFARPTDAAPNARPDPACIRAASSTGAGYVIRDNLCETANPMLIGGGTQ is encoded by the coding sequence ATGACGAATTCCCCCGAAAACTTCGGCGCCGTCGGCGACGGCGTCGCGAATGACGCCGCCGCCTGGCAGGCGGCCGTCGACACCGGCCGCCCCATCCAGTGCGGACCGGGCCGGACTTATCGCCTCGACGGCGCGGTGTTTCCGAGCAAGGCCATCGACATCGACCTGAACGGATCGACGATCGCGCTGCACGGCGCGCACAACTTCCTCAATCGCGACGGTGCGTTCACGGCCACGACGACCGTCGCATCCGGCGCGACGGAGGGCAGCCTTCAGGTGGTCGTCGCCAACCCGGCCGGCATCGTGGAAGGCGGCTGGCTCGCCATCACGGCGGTCAACAGCCCGCCGGAGGACGTCCTCTTCTATCCGTTCTGCTGGTCGAGGGTCTCCAACGTCACGGGCGCCGCGGTGTCCCTCGACCGTCCCCTTCCGGTGACCTTCCTGGGCACGGTCTCGGCCTACTTCGTGTCCGCGGCCCAGATGCTGCCGAAGTGCCGGATCGCCAACGGCGTGATCGACGGCGCCCGCTGCACCAAGAACGATGCCGAAGGCTTGGCCTTCCGCCTGCAGTTCTACGAGGACTTCGTCATGGACGGCGTGACGATCAGGAACTTCAGGGCGTCGACGCCCTTGAACGTTCCCTTGCCGACGCGGAACGTCGTCCAGACGATCAACTGCGTCCGTCAGACCGTCACCGACTGCACCTGGACCGACATCGAAAGCACGGCCGCCTGCGCCTCCTTCCAGCAGTCGAACAGCATCCACTTCAGCAACAACACCATCGACTGCAGCGCCTTCGGGGTGAACATCACCAAGGCCGTGACCAGCGCGGTGACGGGGAACACCATCGTTGGCCGCTGGCGCGCGGAAGCCGCCCAGGGGGTCCCCCGACGCTCGATCCGCGGGGTCAAGGTTTCGGGCGTGACCTGGCCGCAGATCGTCGGCAACCATTGCTCGGACTTTGAGAGCCCTATCCGGATCGAGGCGCAGTGGGGCGGGACGATCATCGGCAACACGGTCTCGTACGGCGGCGGCAACCACTACGCCGTCGCGTTGAATGTCTCGGCCGGCAACGTCACCCAGAGCCGCGGCGTCATCATCGCGAACAATCAGGTCCGCGACAGCAACGGCACGGGCATCGGCTATCAGGGCGCCACGCCCGGCGCCGTCACGATCATGGGCAACATCGTCCAGAACGTTCAGTTCGTCGGCATCTACGCCCCGACGGCCAACTCGATCATCTCCGGCAACCGGGTCGAAAACTGGAACCTCGGAAGGCATGATGTCGAGGGGGTCTACCCGGGCGCCGGCGCTACGATCACCGGCAACCGGTTCGCCCGTCCCACGGACGCCGCTCCGAACGCACGCCCCGATCCCGCCTGCATCCGGGCGGCGTCGAGCACCGGCGCCGGGTATGTGATCCGGGACAACCTGTGCGAGACGGCCAACCCGATGCTCATCGGGGGCGGTACGCAGTAG
- a CDS encoding TetR/AcrR family transcriptional regulator — protein MDDAAPLASPARRKPRVDHDARRAEYVSVAARVLHDKGLHAATMRDIAEAAGAAKVLFYRLFPSREALVEAVFLKVEAIILDAYAQPWEGYGSMVGRVLAVARKEPAPFLVVLKNCRSGQLDWEDRLRRIMARTSMPLFEPGPNAPAGADTRALKASGAMFGLFVDSMITWLEDRDGLTDEERIRWWGRIVKAWREAAREAFRLD, from the coding sequence ATGGACGACGCCGCGCCCCTCGCCTCGCCCGCCCGTCGCAAGCCGCGGGTGGATCACGACGCCCGCCGGGCGGAGTATGTCTCGGTGGCGGCCCGCGTGCTGCACGACAAGGGCCTGCACGCCGCCACCATGCGCGACATCGCCGAGGCCGCCGGCGCCGCCAAGGTGCTGTTCTACCGCCTGTTCCCCTCACGCGAGGCCCTGGTCGAGGCGGTGTTCCTGAAGGTCGAGGCGATCATCCTCGACGCCTACGCCCAGCCTTGGGAGGGCTATGGCTCGATGGTCGGCCGCGTCCTGGCCGTCGCCCGCAAGGAGCCCGCGCCGTTCCTGGTGGTGCTCAAGAATTGCCGGTCCGGCCAGCTGGACTGGGAGGACCGCCTGCGCCGGATCATGGCCCGGACCTCGATGCCGCTGTTCGAGCCGGGTCCAAACGCCCCCGCCGGCGCCGACACCCGGGCGCTGAAGGCCTCCGGCGCGATGTTCGGCCTGTTCGTCGACAGCATGATCACCTGGCTGGAAGACCGCGACGGCCTCACCGACGAGGAACGCATCCGCTGGTGGGGCCGGATCGTGAAGGCCTGGCGCGAAGCGGCGCGGGAAGCCTTCCGCCTGGATTGA
- a CDS encoding ABC transporter ATP-binding protein, with product MIEIQDLTKIYQMGEETVAALAGVSLIIERGEHTAIIGPSGSGKSSLMNVLGGLDRPTAGLYRFEGEDVGHMDDDSLADFRNRRIGFVFQSFQLLPRLSALQNVELPMIYGGLEPAARKARAAEMLERVGLGSRMGHRPTQLSGGQQQRVAIARALANGPDLLLADEPTGALDTHTSKEVLQLFKDLNAEGLTVVIVTHDLEVAAEAQRRVTFRDGLIVGDERGGEAA from the coding sequence ATGATCGAGATCCAGGATCTGACCAAGATCTACCAGATGGGCGAGGAGACGGTGGCCGCGCTGGCCGGCGTCTCCCTGATCATCGAGCGGGGCGAGCACACGGCGATCATCGGTCCCTCGGGCTCGGGCAAGTCGTCGCTGATGAACGTCCTAGGCGGTCTCGATCGCCCGACCGCCGGCCTCTACCGCTTCGAGGGCGAGGACGTCGGCCACATGGACGACGACTCCCTGGCCGACTTCCGCAATCGCCGCATCGGCTTCGTGTTCCAGTCGTTCCAGCTGCTGCCGCGACTGTCGGCGCTACAGAACGTCGAGCTGCCGATGATCTACGGCGGCCTCGAACCGGCGGCGCGCAAGGCGCGGGCGGCCGAGATGCTGGAGCGGGTTGGCCTCGGCTCGCGGATGGGCCACCGGCCGACGCAGCTCTCCGGCGGCCAGCAACAGCGGGTGGCCATCGCCCGCGCCCTGGCCAACGGACCGGACCTGCTGCTCGCCGACGAGCCGACCGGCGCGTTGGACACCCACACCTCCAAGGAGGTGCTGCAGCTGTTCAAGGACCTCAACGCCGAGGGTCTGACCGTGGTGATCGTCACGCACGATCTGGAGGTCGCGGCGGAGGCGCAGCGGCGGGTGACCTTCCGCGACGGCCTGATCGTCGGCGACGAACGCGGAGGCGAAGCGGCATGA